In Erpetoichthys calabaricus chromosome 2, fErpCal1.3, whole genome shotgun sequence, a genomic segment contains:
- the LOC114645394 gene encoding extracellular calcium-sensing receptor-like, whose protein sequence is MLFLVVTLITLLIRAEEPACRLHGDPDLPLLSKDGDIIIGGIFSFHSTPLYANLTFQDMPESITCKDANIKEFLFAQTMIFATEEINNRTDLLPGLSLGYKIYDDCRYMPLAIRAAMALMNKPEEGTTSNITCNKKSSVHAMIGTSDSSTTRGVASSTGPLNIPLVSYYATCACLSNKKEFPTFFRTIPSDYYQSRALAQLVKHFGWTWIGAIRTDSDYGNTGMATFLQTVQQEGVCVEYSEAIVRASPRQKVLRLVDIIKRSSSKVIVAFASFVDLEFLVQELLVQKVFGLQWIGSEGWISNEYLAIPENFKVLGGAIGCVINNDIIPGLDDFFQGLNPSGNQVLNEFLRTTTGCTSSAVGNAIYGNSCSSSENTRKINIQYTDVPELRITSNVYKAMYAFAHSLHKMYACQDSQGIFPNQTCDNKNRMDPWQLLHYMKKVNFTTKYGEKVYFDENGDPVARYDLINWQLSKESTIKFVTVGLYDASLPDGQQFLMNNVSIVWAGDQKRVPKAVCSESCSAGTRKAIQKGRPACCFDCIPCAEGEISNVTDSIECIKCPLEHTTNHQRDTCILKDIEFLSFGEIMGVLLVVFSLLGACITIAIALVFFLHRDTPIVKANNSELSFLLLFSLTLCFLCFLTFIGQPTDWSCMLRHTAFGIAFVLCISCVLGKTIVVLMAFRATLPGSNMMKWFGPTQQRLSVFSLTFIQMLICTLWLILSPPFPNKNIVHYKDKIIMECDLGSTAVFYGVLGYIGFLSSMCFVLSFLARKLPDNFNEAKYITFSMLIFCAVWITFIPAYISSPGKYTVAVEIFAILASSFGLLFSIFIPKCYIILLKPERNTKKFLMGKI, encoded by the exons ATGCTCTTTCTGGTTGTAACTCTAATAACTCTTTTAATAAGAGCAGAGGAGCCTGCCTGTAGACTGCATGGAGACCCAGATTTACCTCTGCTCTCGAAGGATGGAGATATAATCATTGGAGGAATCTTTTCTTTTCATAGCACCCCTCTGTATGCTAATCTCACATTTCAAGACATGCCAGAATCTATTACATGCAAAGA TGCAAACATAAAAGAATTCTTATTTGCTCAAACAATGATCTTTGCTACTGAAGAAATCAATAACAGAACAGACCTTCTTCCCGGTCTTTCTTTGGGCTATAAGATTTATGATGACTGCCGTTACATGCCTTTGGCAATAAGAGCTGCAATGGCCTTAATGAATAAACCAGAAGAAGGAACAACGTCTAACATTACTTGCAATAAGAAGTCCTCAGTTCATGCTATGATAGGAACTTCAGATTCATCAACTACTAGAGGAGTGGCATCATCTACAGGACCTTTAAACATACCACTT GTAAGTTATTATGCTACATGTGCATGTCTTAGCAACAAAAAAGAATTTCCCACATTTTTCAGGACAATACCAAGTGATTATTATCAAAGCAGAGCTCTGGCACAACTTGTGAAGCATTTTGGATGGACCTGGATTGGAGCCATTAGAACTGACAGTGATTATGGTAACACAGGCATGGCGACCTTCTTGCAAACTGTTCAGCAAGAGGGTGTTTGTGTTGAATATTCTGAAGCCATTGTGAGAGCAAGCCCAAGGCAGAAAGTGCTTAGGCTTGTGGATATTATTAAAAGATCATCTTCCAAAGTTATTGTTGCGTTTGCATCTTTTGTAGATTTAGAATTTCTGGTACAAGAGCTCTTGGTTCAAAAAGTTTTTGGGTTGCAGTGGATTGGAAGTGAAGGCTGGATTTCGAATGAATACCTTGCAATTCCAGAAAATTTCAAAGTGCTGGGAGGAGCAATTGGATGCGTAATTAATAATGATATAATACCAGGCTTGGATGACTTTTTTCAGGGCCTTAACCCATCCGGTAATCAGGTTTTGAATGAGTTTTTAAGAACTACTACAGGATGCACTTCTTCTGCTGTTGGAAATGCAATATATGGTAATTCATGCAGTTCATCTGAGAATACTCGGAAGattaatatacaatatactgATGTCCCTGAATTAAGAATTACAAGCAACGTTTATAAAGCAATGTATGCATTTGCTCATTCACTGCACAAAATGTATGCATGTCAAGACAGCCAAGGAATTTTTCCCAATCAAACTTGTGATAATAAGAACAGAATGGACCCATGGCAG CTACTTCATTATATGAAAAAAGTCAATTTTACAACCAAATATGGTGAGAAAGTATATTTTGATGAAAACGGTGATCCAGTAGCAAGATATGATTTAATAAATTGGCAGCTCAGCAAAGAAAGTACTATCAAGTTTGTCACagttggtctatatgatgcatcTTTGCCAGATGGACAACAGTTCCTTATGAACAATGTGAGCATTGTGTGGGCTGGAGATCAGAAAAGG GTGCCTAAAGCAGTCTGTAGTGAGAGTTGCTCAGCAGGCACAAGAAAGGCTATTCAGAAAGGTCGCCCTGCTTGCTGCTTTGATTGCATACCATGTGCTGAAGGAGAAATAAGCAATGTAACAG ACTCAATTGAATGCATTAAATGTCCACTGGAACACACAACAAATCATCAAAGAGACACATGCATCTTAAAGGATATTGAATTTTTATCATTTGGAGAAATCATGGGAGTTCTACTGGTAGTATTCTCTTTATTAGGTGCTTGCATCACAATTGCCATTGCTCTGGTGTTTTTCCTTCACAGAGATACACCAATCGTCAAAGCTAACAACTCTGAATTAAGTTTTCTTCTTCTGTTCTCActgacattgtgtttcttgtgtttCCTCACTTTCATTGGTCAGCCCACTGATTGGTCCTGTATGTTACGCCATACTGCTTTTGGAATCGCATTTGTACTGTGCATTTCTTGTGTGCTTGGTAAAACAATTGTCGTCTTAATGGCATTTAGAGCAACACTTCCAGGTAGCAATATGATGAAATGGTTTGGGCCAACACAACAGAGGTTAAGTGTTTTTAGTTTAACATTTATCCAAATGCTGATCTGTACACTTTGGTTAATATTGTCCCCACCATTTCCcaacaaaaatattgtacattaCAAAGATAAAATTATTATGGAGTGTGATCTAGGATCCACTGCAGTTTTTTATGGTGTTCTTGGATACATTGGATTTCTATCTTCAATGTGTTTTGTATTGTCTTTTCTAGCACGTAAATTGCCAGATAACTTTAATGAAGCGAAATACATTACTTTCAGCATGTTAATTTTTTGTGCTGTCTGGATAACATTTATCCCAGCATACATTAGTTCTCCTGGAAAGTATACTGTGGCTGTAGAAATATTTGCTATATTAGCGTCTAGCTTCGGCCTGCTATTCTCTATTTTTATCCCCAAGTGCTACATTATATTGTTAAAACCTGAGAGAAACACCAAAAAGTTCTTGATGGGAAAAATATAG